A window of the Drosophila simulans strain w501 chromosome 2L, Prin_Dsim_3.1, whole genome shotgun sequence genome harbors these coding sequences:
- the LOC6732596 gene encoding glycine-rich cell wall structural protein — protein sequence MAQLFGICLLIVTVVNVHGFTKYGRDCRDISCAPGQQCIISREPCSGSNKLENTQCGKYPTCVMQNHYSSTSGETLERGKRQANQQGYGMGGSGMGRPNGMNNGGNGGNGMGGQYGNGMGGQNGNGMGGQYGNGMGGQNGNGMGGNGMRGNGNGMGPGGMGGRGGNGNGMGQGGMGGNGMGPGGMGGNGMGGRGGYGNGMGGNGMGPGGMGGNGMGPGGMGGNGMGGQGGYNGRGGQNGMGGPNGMGGSMGGGPNRMGGPPGGQNGMGGPPGGPNGMGPGNWQGNNNGNGNNGNGSNRYRGNNSNQNYSTTPTTTTDGW from the exons ATGGCGCAACTTTTTGGTATATGCCTACTAATAGTAACAGTGGTCAATGTTCACGGATTTacga AATATGGACGTGACTGCCGGGATATTTCATGTGCTCCTGGTCAGCAGTGCATTATATCCAGAGAGCCCTGTTCAGGATCAAATAAACTTGAAAACACTCAATGCGGGAAGTATCCGACATGTGTAATGCAAAACCATTACTCCTCTACTTCAG GTGAAACCTTGGAGCGTGGAAAACGTCAGGCTAACCAGCAAGGATATGGAATGGGTGGCAGTGGAATGGGCCGGCCCAATGGAATGAACAACGGAGGAAACGGTGGAAATGGAATGGGTGGTCAGTATGGAAACGGAATGGGTGGACAGAACGGAAATGGAATGGGTGGTCAGTATGGAAACGGAATGGGTGGACAGAATGGAAATGGTATGGGTGGCAATGGAATGagaggaaacggaaacggaatgGGGCCAGGTGGAATGGGCGGTCGAGGAGGGAACGGCAATGGAATGGGACAAGGAGGTATGGGTGGTAATGGAATGGGTCCCGGTGGCATGGGCGGAAATGGAATGGGTGGCAGGGGAGGATATGGAAACGGTATGGGTGGTAATGGAATGGGTCCAGGTGGGATGGGCGGAAACGGAATGGGTCCTGGAGGAATGGGTGGTAATGGAATGGGAGGACAGGGCGGCTACAACGGTCGAGGGGGACAAAACGGAATGGGTGGACCAAATGGAATGGGAGGATCAATGGGTGGCGGTCCAAATAGAATGGGTGGACCACCCGGTGGGCAAAATGGAATGGGTGGACCACCCGGTGGTCCAAACGGAATGGGACCAGGCAACTGGCAAGGCAATAACAATGGAAACGGAAATAATGGCAATGGTAGTAACCGATATAGGGGCAATAACTCCAATCAGAACTACAGCACTACTCCTACGACAACAACGGATGGCTGGTAA
- the LOC6732598 gene encoding protein phosphatase inhibitor 2, whose protein sequence is MDGDQVKGILKSGNNSAQFSLKAAKFDEVNILATFHPAGKDYGHMVIDEPKTPFVFEEDLPKELDTNALIEKLRHTSKSEMPAFGIEGDSDESSADEDFPESVEEKVRRMEFEKRRKVHYKEFYSVPLARRLIADEFAELTSSEYNIHCEGGLESCEACSENNQLHGEASNLTQSKYSYSESQSEYRLSDHSEPEPGFSPSHHCYQKLKAELFSKAEPEELASLTHLHRMPSVNDDEPSREPRVPYPSVVPTQNQNLRENKSSLKITSEKLPPARICKSNPDNRAGTSKNETR, encoded by the coding sequence ATGGACGGGGACCAAGTAAAGGGCATCCTAAAGTCGGGAAACAATAGTGCGCAATTTAGCCTCAAGGCGGCCAAATTTGATGAGGTCAACATACTGGCCACGTTCCATCCGGCTGGTAAGGATTACGGGCACATGGTCATCGACGAACCGAAGACACCCTTCGTCTTTGAGGAGGATTTGCCAAAGGAGTTGGATACAAATGCGCTGATCGAAAAGTTGAGACACACTTCAAAGTCAGAAATGCCGGCATTTGGCATCGAAGGAGACTCAGATGAATCCTCGGCGGACGAGGACTTTCCCGAGTCTGTAGAGGAAAAAGTGCGTAGAATGGAGTTTGAGAAGCGTCGAAAAGTGCACTACAAGGAGTTCTATTCGGTTCCACTGGCTCGACGTCTTATAGCCGACGAGTTTGCCGAGTTGACCAGTTCAGAGTATAATATTCACTGCGAAGGTGGACTGGAATCTTGTGAAGCGTGCAGTGAAAACAATCAGCTCCACGGCGAAGCAAGCAACTTGACACAAAGCAAATACTCATATTCTGAAAGTCAATCCGAATACAGGTTATCAGATCATTCTGAGCCTGAACCAGGTTTCTCCCCCAGCCATCACTGCTACCAAAAACTGAAGGCCGAGCTCTTTAGCAAAGCAGAGCCGGAAGAATTGGCCTCTTTGACTCACTTGCATCGAATGCCTTCGGTCAATGACGATGAACCAAGTCGCGAGCCTCGCGTCCCATACCCTTCGGTTGTTCCGACTCAAAACCAAAATCTACGTGAAAACAAGAGTTCACTGAAAATAACGTCCGAGAAGCTGCCTCCTGCTCGTATTTGTAAATCCAATCCAGATAATCGTGCTGGCACTTCTAAAAACGAGACCCGCTGA